Proteins from one Fragaria vesca subsp. vesca linkage group LG6, FraVesHawaii_1.0, whole genome shotgun sequence genomic window:
- the LOC101313721 gene encoding uncharacterized protein LOC101313721 → MKDHPYFRDAPTSQVTPFVYSTARSPQIESPINLDDEEIVLETPPRSVGRPMGQKTAKEARRKGKEKEAVGESMIQALLAMNESIKISNEILRKREEDHCAESARMMTFEEPKENARIMAMRNSDISLGSQDWFKKLKRDIRRKTDHNANADCYRPLFEERQSPQ, encoded by the coding sequence ATGAAGGATCACCCTTATTTTAGAGATGCACCAACGTCTCAGGTCACCCCCTTTGTTTACTCCACGGCTAGAAGTCCCCAAATCGAATCACCAATTAATTTGGATGATGAAGAAATTGTTTTAGAGACTCCCCCTAGGTCCGTCGGAAGGCCAATGGGACAAAAGACCGCCAAAGAAGCAAGAAGGAAAGGAAAAGAGAAAGAAGCTGTGGGTGAATCCATGATTCAAGCCCTACTAGCCATGAATGAGAGCATCAAAATTTCCAATGAGATTCTTAGAAAAAGAGAAGAGGACCATTGTGCCGAAAGTGCAAGAATGATGACATTTGAAGAGCCAAAAGAGAATGCAAGGATAATGGCCATGCGGAATAGTGATATTTCCTTGGGTTCACAAGATTGGTTTAAAAAATTAAAGAGGGACATTAGGAGAAAAACTGATCATAACGCTAATGCGGATTGTTATAGGCCTCTTTTTGAGGAACGACAATCCCCACAATAG
- the LOC101309750 gene encoding uncharacterized protein LOC101309750: MSGKASSSQPSSGLSGSGALSHVYIPYLPLRCNVPGSRGLFYDDGNKLLLSPTSDQVFCWKTVPFDPMVAPTSDSLTEGPIVSIRYSLDLKFIAVQRSDQEIQFWDRGSGETFSQRCKSESESILGFFWTDCPLCDIVFVKTSGLDLFTYNSDSKSLQLVETRKLNVSWYVYTHESRLVLLASGMQCKTFTGFQLSSAGIIRLPKFEMAMAKSEANNKPVLAAEDIFIVTVYGRIYCLQVDRIAMLLHCYRFYRDVVVQQGSLRIYSTRVAVSVVDNVLLVHQVDAKVVILYDIYAESRAPISAPLPLLFRGFPRSNSSSLRSNREDNESSEVNVISDHEAIIYGDDWTFLIPDLIFSVTNKILWKIHLDLEAISASSSEVPSVLEFLQRRKLEANKAKQLCLSIARTVILERRPVATVARAIDVLVTSYSHCSKTGNYFKGTKAGKTLPSGVPITTGPNLSADASASRVDAMGKNIKYESCAGVDSESPNRFLTFSNSDSEEDGSFQFFDSKIDRGKLTVAETSVSEVRSSLNVNLSEQQESQLTSPAISPDEMYSFVFSPVEEEMVGEPSYLVAIIVEFLRSANLEKVEVRSNIYVLTIQLLARSERYAELGLFVLNKILEPSKEVAMQLLESGRQNSRTRKLGLDMLRQLSLHEDYVLMLVQEGYYLEALRYARKYKVNTVRASLFLEAAFTSNDSQNLAAVLRFFTDFIPGFRDTSDHITYYRILTEMNSSIAA; the protein is encoded by the exons ATGTCTGGAAAAGCATCAAGTTCACAGCCTAGTAGTGGTTTGAGTGGGTCTGGTGCTCTATCACATGTTTATATTCCATATCTTCCTCTACGATGCAATGTACCTGGATCTAGGGGATTATTTTATGATGATGGAAATAAGTTGCTGCTATCCCCAACATCAGATCAG GTCTTCTGTTGGAAAACTGTTCCTTTTGATCCTATGGTTGCTCCTACCTCTGATTCACTTACTGAAGGGCCCATCGTATCTATTCGATATTCCTTAGACTTGAAGTTTATAGCTGTCCAAAGATCTGATCAAGAGATACAATTTTGGGATAGAGGAAGTGGAGAAACATTTAGTCAGAGGTGCAAGTCTGAGTCAGAGAGTATACTGGGGTTCTTTTGGACAGACTGTCCATTGTGTGATATTGTTTTTGTTAAGACCAG TGGGCTGGACTTATTTACTTACAATTCGGATTCAAAGTCACTTCAATTGGTCGAGACAAGAAAATTGAATGTCAGTTGGTATGTTTATACACATGAAAGTCGCTTGGTTCTTCTTGCTTCTGGAATGCAGTGCAAAACCTTTACTGGTTTTCAG CTTTCGTCTGCAGGGATTATTCGTTTGCCAAAGTTTGAGATGGCAATGGCTAAATCCGAGGCTAACAATAAGCCAGTCCTAGCTGCTGAAGATATTTTCATCGTCACTGT CTATGGTAGAATATATTGCCTGCAAGTTGATAGGATTGCAATGCTCCTCCATTGTTATAGGTTTTACCGCGATGTGGTGGTACAACAG GGTTCTTTGCGTATTTATTCAACCAGGGTTGCTGTGAGTGTGGTTGATAATGTACTACTTGTACATCAAGTTGATGCGAAGGTTGTTATACTGTATGATATATATGCTGAATCTCGAGCACCCATATCTGCACCACTTCCTCTACTGTTTCGGGGTTTCCCAAGGTCCAATTCTTCTTCGCTGCGATCAAATAGGGAAGATAATGAAAGTTCAGAAGTGAATGTTATTAGTGATCATGAAGCAATCATCTATGGAGATGACTGGACATTTCTCATTCCTGACCTCATATTTTCTGTTACTAATAAAATCTTGTGGAAGATCCATTTGGATCTTGAG GCAATTTCTGCCAGTAGCTCAGAAGTACCATCAGTTCTAGAGTTCTTGCAGCGGCGAAAGTTGGAGGCCAATAAG GCTAAGCAGTTGTGCTTGTCAATAGCACGGACTGTTATTCTAGAACGGAGACCTGTGGCCACAGTTGCTAGGGCAATAGATGTTTTGGTTACCTCTTATTCTCACTGTAGTAAGACAGGAAATTACTTCAAGGGAACCAAAGCTGGAAAAACATTACCTTCTGGAGTGCCCATCACAACTGGTCCTAATTTAAGTGCTGATGCATCTGCCAGTAGAGTAGATGCAATGGGAAAAAACATCAAGTATGAATCTTGTGCTGGAGTGGACAGTGAATCGCCTAATAGATTTTTAACCTTTTCAAATTCGGACTCTGAGGAGGATGGTAGCTTTCAATTCTTTGATAGTAAAATAGACAGAGGGAAGTTGACCGTTGCTGAAACTTCTGTATCTGAAGTTCGGTCTTCACTGAATGTTAATCTTTCTGAGCAGCAAGAGTCTCAACTTACATCTCCAGCAATTTCACCTGACGAAATGTACAGTTTTGTGTTTTCTCCTGTAGAGGAAGAGATGGTTGGAGAACCTTCTTACTTGGTTGCTATCATTGTTGAGTTTCTTCGCAG TGCTAATTTGGAAAAGGTTGAAGTACGTTCTAATATCTATGTCCTCACCATCCAATTGCTAGCGCGCAGTGAGCGATATGCAGAACTTGGGCTGTTTGTCTTAAACAAG ATTCTTGAACCTTCTAAAGAAGTAGCAATGCAACTACTAGAGTCTGGCCGTCAGAATTCCCGGACAAGGAAGTTGGGTTTGGATATGCTGAGGCAGCTCTCTTTACATGAGGACTACGTACTGATGCTAGTGCAAGAAGGATATTACCTTGAAGCGTTACGCTATGCACGGAAGTACAAG GTCAATACCGTCAGAGCTTCACTGTTTCTTGAGGCAGCATTTACCTCCAACGATTCACAAAATTTAGCTGCAGTCCTTAGGTTTTTCACAGACTTCATTCCTGGCTTCAGAGACACATCGGATCATATTACTTACTACCGCATTCTGACTGAGATGAACTCATCCATTGCTGCTTGA